taggggacataaattagccaagaattgattttctctttttcgaatatttggcaaatttatgattttcaaaacttgagagagattttagagggacatagggatttttatggacttgagagaaccatgtcacatgtgattaggcaaataatcaaccaagggtagcaataatcataatatgacatgactaggtcacaaagacccaaaaaccacatgattttcaaaaaccacaccacctacacatgctagttagggattttgaaaaacatctatcctatatcacactaatgcacacactagcatataaagggccttagatgcacttacaatgcatgtatgtaaatacatacctttgccttgagcccacaatatcaccactgagataatacatggcatgacaacatcatgttgacctcacttgtcaaataatcataccatatatgaaatcaattttcatccaaaggattacaaataatactagataaatttgttagtccacagtatcaccactgagataatacatggcattacaacatcatgttgaccttacttgtcaaataatcataccatatatgaaatcaattttcatcttaaggactacaaataatactagataaatttgttagtccacaatggtgcaaaatagaaactgagctccccctaaataagtaccacaagtaatttgaatgactttcaataagcactttattcttttaagaatttgggagtcaattttctattttgacccacacaaagtaatttgccatatttaaatttcgttgagacatactcacaacccacttaggtttgatagatcataagcttctgagcaaattaaggatatatgaaatcatatagatcaaacctcaattgcatcccaattagtgctctggttcctgccataccagacacgtccggtagacataccggacacgtccgacatgtgaagaacataaacacttttcctttctaccctggccataccggacatggcTAGTAGGCGtaggacagaaacaattgaagcgctgcttgtgattcttcgttttagctctagtacttcttgtatgcctgcatctgaacaaatgcattgctctactagagagccattaaaagcatcacatggcaaatatgataatgattaaataaaactaattagtcacttccaattatttcacaaatatgcttatttgtgagccattgagcactaaacacaaagtggctatcctataaggtctttaggtacttgttaccaatggtagagatgaagtaaacgatatggtcattgatttatcattgggtcaaccatatatgagattatgataagaattgattgatagattgagtgaatattttcaatttacttgctcaaccatcccgaagctttcatctcaccaccaagtacctacattatcaacctaagcacattttggtacccaactcttgttgggtccttttgggttagtcaacaagtgcttaggcacccaaatggccttagtactagtttgtggtgaacacatcaccttgctagtgttaattctatttgtggtcttcctaagcatattatcataaacaaatgtgttcggcttagggatgttaccatttgggcaatcatagcttagatgcccctttcttccacaagcatagcatatgcgacctttgtttgctctatgcttgttttgcttgtatggacatctatcaaccttgtggcccatctcattgcatccatagcatcttcttgttgcaacttgggctacctttcttgactcttgatatattgggcatttcttagtaggatgccccaatttcttgctcatgagacaagcgctttgtccatcactcttcacttgcttggcctccttgattgaagccttttgagtggcggcttcaaccttgtcggcccaattcttatgtggacacgtagcccactcatgtccatacaatccacaaccatagcacatactttttccatgtttcttgctcttggttgtgttggccttgcttgaaatgtgattcctttgttgggttttgaaggaagcaaggtttgaacccttctcaagcttcttcaccatgttatcacggttatcttgagaaggttgtgctttctccttacccttcaatcgaatcacatctttctttaatcttttcacctcttctttgagctctatgttttctataaatttttgctcaatcgaagattggcttgcttgagaagcacactcattagcacaagaaatattcaatttggattgtgtacaagtgagtgtgtgagtaggaggttgagatgattttaccgttgtaatcacaacctcatgagccacctcaagcatgatgtttgattctactaattcttcatgagagcacttgagatgaccatagtttgcttgtagcacattatatttgcttgagagttcatctaattttgccttgagctcaaagttttccttctctagttgtgaaacactagaagaggagttagtaactaaagcatgctcaattgataatttttcatacctctcatttatggcctttagctcttgcaatttggagatgagaaacttttcttgattttgaagtgattgctcttgtttctcattctcttcctctagctcatcattcttctcaactagcttcatgagaatgagcttgtctttgttgcttagatgatcaagagtgtagctatcttcaatttcaatatcactctcttcttgatcatctactcgtgctatctccttggcttgatctttcttgctagccttcttcttgcttttcctggccatgagacataagtgatgagtatcatgagatactgaggttgactcatcacttggctgccaccgggcttgagcctcatcatcatagactgcctgctgtccggctgcctcagccataccgaacgcgtctggtagggataccggacacgtccggcatgcgcttgcagacagcgcagtcacctcggcttgcacctcttgctccggctcggcgctcttgagatcttgtgaggcttcttcgctgcatgaagacataatggacatattttccattgaatcgacctcaagtgcatcatcgcatttggattttccatataactcaatgagtttggtccaaatgagatgagcactctccggaggtggttgtccattgaatattgcctcatcttgaacctctgcactcaatgtactcaaaatgatattaatagcttgagcatttagttgcacgcatatttcttcctcttttgataaattcttatagttgctccaatcaactataggaagaggtatgcttgcaaacacaatatgctcaacaagaggactaatatctctaaaagcattgagtacatgaattgaccaaggtagaaagtttgaaccgtcattttggagaagcatcggctctAACTCGATAGGCgttgacatccttttctcatggcggtgaagctttaggtgagaacctagctctgataccaattgaaaggatctaagatgtcgcctagaggggggtgaataggcgtttctgaaaaatcaacacctttaaaagcggaaacgattagtaataggagtttccacaatggaaactccaaatcaaattaatacaacccctcacaagttagccacaaagtatataaaagatactagataaacctagggagccaaacaacggcaaccaaagagttgaatcaaaatgcactagtcagttaatgtcggaagtcccgacagtttgggtcagaacttccgacgtgtcagaagtcccgacgtttgggtcagaacttccgacgtgtcagaagtcccgacagtttgggtcagaacttccaacgcaaactgtcagcacttccgacccctacgggaaatgaactacaagtgctaaaatgaactttgtgatgccgataacttacaaacccacttcctagtggtaaggtaaggtgttgggtcactctcttgacgttgaaaagccaccactccgtagatcgaggcccaaaccctaagaaatagctagagagaggaagataaccaaatacatgtaaattcgagcaaatcacaacaacaacaagcacacgggagacaagaatttatcccgaggttcggcagccccacaaaggagctcctacgtcctcgttgttgaggtgaccacttaggtcggagtctcttccacctccttgcctcactcaaggataccacaaaggtcacttgagtttcttcactagaaaacaagggtaatacaaacttcccaaggctcttccataagatggaagctcttgggcaacgcctcgctggctaggggaaaatccccaagagtaacaaatgcaaatcaaactggcttgacgaagaaatcaagtgctcaagcttgctcaaagtgtttttctcactcaatccactctccaatcactcaaaccctttaggaattgaagttggaggcaaaggagagaagagtggcgagcctagaatgcttggggctGTTTTGGCCAagtgttcgttgcaatgaaatgagtgggcaacggttagaatggaggagacgggtatatatactccaaggcaaaatctaaccgttcagatctacgtcgggagttccgacgcagatctcgggacttccgacgtatgaagaaaacactgttcatgcgaggtcaaagtccactcgagacagccaacgttggaacttctgacgaacgtcgggacttccgacggtcggaactttcgacaaacgtcgggacttccgacgggcacagtcaacaggtcagtagaaccatcgatgccgggacttccagcttgggtcgggactttcgactgtcaggagttccgactcacgtcgggacttccgacgtccacagtcaccgcacaggcagtgactgggagtcagcacttccggcatgagtcatgacttccgactgtcgggagttccagcttacgtcgggacttccgacaccgacagtcacagaaaattattctatgtgctcgtaaagtgctagagtgtctctcttttgattttatttaaatgcttgagcactctatcttcctcagaccacctaaacttgcatccctcttaatagtacggcatacctattaactcaagatcaaaagaaaaacgaaattaaatcttttgagttgatcttctttaaattgatgccgtgtctttcaatcttcatcaagtgagggtgccaacatgtcaatattgatcttgtcaattgagcatagccatcttgagcacgtgacttgattccattcatcaaatatgaataactccaaatgcatcaagtcactttaatcaacttgtccaatatagatttgatccttcacatcaatatgaccatctaagcttgattagtacctcaactaaatgcaagtactttcttcttcaccctagctaggttcttcggccgccaagccgtcgcttgcccttcacccttgcttagtacctcgaagcctttccttgctatcttcaccatctcaagccattaagtcacatcttgtgttgaatcattcattcatatgtattattatctttttcatttcaatttagcaagcttcaaatatgagaccaatccatatgcaatcccttatgtctcattaattaattcttacaagcttgctttcacatagaacatggaaatcccacaataaataagcctttgtatgaattctatttgcattgttgtcttgtgcttgaactagattgtttacacaataacacatcattttggctttcattaagtacctgtgagataacctattacctgtccacacttagcaaacaggttagttctttaatcatgttgtcattcaatcatccaaaactcactaaagggctagatgcactttcactagCGACTGTCGAGAGCTATCCTGGTCCTTCGACGCCACCACGCCTACCGTACTCCACCACGTCGCTCCTACAATATGGCATGCCGGGGTATGGGGGCTTTCTGGCGTCAGAGCCGGTCGTCTCAGAGATCCTGCCCTCGCCATCACTACCGGGGTCCATGGCGCTGCTTCCGGTGCCCATGGCTGCTGGCGTCACCTCGCAGCCATCCTCGATGGGGCTTCCGATCCAGTCGATCCCGTTTTCGTCATCACCGTCACCGGTACCATTGTTGTCCTCCATCCTAAACGGACCGATCTACTCTTCTGCTACGATGGTGCATGAACCGCGCCATCACCCTGAGGAACATGGCGACAGCCAGGGCATTCCCAAGTTCCATAAGTTGTCCTTCCCCACGTACAACGACAAAGAAGACCCGCTCGGATGGCTCAACCGTTGCGAGTCCTTCTTCCGTGGCCAGCTTACTCGTGAGGCGGACAAGGTCTGGCTCGCATCCTTCCACATTATGGGACCTGCACAGCAATGGTATTATTGTTGGAACATGACTCCGGCCGCCCGTCCTGGGCCAACTTTCGTCTGCTCTGCCACCAGCATTTTGGGCCGGCGCTGTCCACCAACCATCTTGCCGACCTCGCTCACCTACCGTTCGGTGCCTCCGTCAATGCTTACATGGAAGCCTTCCAGGCGCGCTTGGCGCACGTGGGACATctggcgccactacaacaagcaCAACTGTTCACCGGGGGCCTCCCTGAGTATATCCGGGTTGACGTGGAGCTACATGACCTTCAGGACTTGCACCGCACCATGCGCTTGGCTGGGCTTATGAGCATCGCCATGCATCAGCGGCCCTCGCACTCCTAGCACCACCGAGTAGTCCTCCTCGACATGCTCTGGCTGGACAGACCGCATTACCATCGACAGGGGGCGCTACGCCGCCATCAGCAGCCTCAGCGTCATTCCCAAGCTGGCCTTTCAAGCGTCTCATGCCGGCAAAGATGGCAGATCGCCgcaaattgagcttgtgttacaACTGTGATGAACCATACATGAAAGGACACAAGTGTCCGCGTCTGTTTTACCTTGAAGTGACAGATTATATTGTGGAGGAGCCAGAGTCCGATGAGGATGAACAAACGTCAGACGCCGGCCAAGATAAACCCACCATATCATTATCGGCAATTGCAGGCATCAGGACTGAAGATACTATGCAGGTTTACGTCCAAGTTGGCAACGTGCAGTGCGTGGCGTTGCTTGATTCCAGTTCTACTCACACATTCATCAACGGGGACGTTGCACGTCGTGTTGGCATCCACTTTGAACTGTGCCCAGGTGTCGGTGTCACGGTCGCAAATGGTGACCGCGTCGCTTGCCAGGGGCTCGTGCGTGACGTCGGCATACGCATTGCCGAAGAAGTCTTCTCAGTCGACTGCTATTCTATTCCATTGGACCGGTGGGACATGGTTCTCAGTGTCAACTTCTTGCGCACCCTCGGACCGATATTGTGGGATTTTGATGACTTGTGCATGGCGTTCACCAAGGCAGGACGGCGCGTGTTCTGGCGCGGTATCGGCTCAACCCGCTATGACGTGCAGTCCACTCGTCGCCTCCATGCTGTCCACGACGCGGGCCGCAACACCGGAACAACCTTGCTCGACAAGCTCCTCAACTCATTTGAAGATGTGTTCGCCATGCCCGAAGGCTTGCTGCCCTCTTGCGCCTGTGATCACCGCATTCATCTCGTGCCAAATGCGGTGCCAGTGGCCGTGCGGCCTTACCGCTACCCACAACTACAGAAAGATGAACTGGAATCCCAGTACGCCGCTATGCTGCAAATGGGTGTGATCCGTCCGAGTACCTCAGCGTTCTCTGCTCCTGTTTTACTTGTCAAAAAACATAATAGCTCCTGGAGATTCTGCGTGGATTACCATGCCTTGCGTGCTGTCTCTGGAAACGAAATAAACATCTTGTTTTTCGAGAGGTGAAACCACTTCAAATTTTACAAAtacataaaaaatattaatattttatacaTAATAAATATTAATTAGATTGGCTCCTTTCGTTAGTtcgaaacttggctgaaactgactgaaaaatattgttctggctgaattgttgtgagagaagttAAAAAAAAAAGTCGAACAAGTCAAatatatgaggtaagccgaacagagccCGTAGCTAGAGCCGAAGCCGGTTGGAGCTCGAGCTCGACGACACAAAGGGGGCCTAAGTGTGACCTGTTATTAACTATAACAGATATATTTTTCTTGTTTATTGAGCTTTACCATTCTGTGTTTTATGTGATATTTGTATATATGGATACTGATAAAAGCAAGATTTTGTTTGGCATCTGTCGATATCTTGAGTTGGTCTTGGTTTCTTCGTCGGATGAGATAGCGAGTGATGTAcgtatctttcatcaccctgtGCGAGATAATATTTGTTTTTCTGCTAATTACGTCGCGCATGCGGCATGTGCAGGAAAATAAGCGTCTTATCCAGAGCTTATAGGTGGATGCGGTCAACTGAACCCACATCATCTATCCGCGCTTGGTCATTGCATAAAAAAAATACGTCAACGAGACGACAGGAGACttggtcaaaaaaaaaaaatctcttacAACAGATCAGTGAATAATACTTTTAGTCATGACTTTTCAGAAAAACGAACGGAGCCATGGACTGAGCCGTTTTCCATCCCATTGTCGATGATCGCTGATTGGAACCAACGCGATCTCGAGTTGACGAAATTTGAATACAAATATAAATAAACTCAAGTTGATTGTACTAGGAGTACGCAATGACATAGTCAACCCGATCTTGTGCATTTGTGCCCATTAAAGCACTGCCGAACATACAGCATGATTTTGGGCTCGTTACTTTGGACCCACCACGAGATCGATCGACCGACCGACCGTCTTTTTCTCTGTGCACTCGCCGCCGTTTCTCCGGCAGAGAACGCCCCGTTTCGACTTTCGAGAACAAAGCATGGTCAGACTAAAGAGGGTTCGACAAGTCTCtcggcctgttcgttggttggtttctgggctgctTTGGGTTGGTTGATGCtagtttattgtaagagaaaaatactgttggctggctggtttgggctagctGATTCTTTGCCTCAAAACATTGACCGTCCGGAAGTTACCGACGCCGGCGAAGGCACCACCGTGCGACAGGACGGAGACCGGGCGGCGAAGGAAGGGACATGGCTGCGGCATCGTTCGTGGCGCCCATGACGGTATGACGCCGCCCGGGCGGCATGTTCTCGGTTGTTTCTCTCCCTGCGTGTTCACGTGATCGCTCGTGGCGAGTCACATGAACTTGGGATCCACGAGTTATTAATTAATCAGGTTATCGCGTAGATTTCTCTTCATTGTCCCCTCTCTTTCCAGTTTCCAGAGACGGCCGGCGCCGGGGCAATTGACTCCCGTGGTCACGACTCATGTGTTGCTGATGAAGTTCTGTACATGTCTGCATGGTCAGAGCTACGTACGCAGGCACGCTGCGATAAGCGCGGTGTCTGAACCTGTGTGAGACCCAGGTCATTACCACTCTAAATAATAACTCTGGCCTATGATTTATCACCCAACAGATACAAGATTTATCGACTAATAAATCATAACAAAGTTGGCAACGGAGAATAGCTAGAGGGTACTAATAATTATTACAATACCATTCTACACACTTAAGTCTTTAAAAAAGCGTTGTAAGTTTGCGTATTATTACAAGCTCGACATATAGAGGTCCAAACTAGATTACCAAGTGAGCGACAAAGACATATCGCCATTAACATACATAACTGAACTAAGGAGATCATTTATTCATCTCATCCACCATAGGAGGTGGCAGCAACCCGACTAGCTTCATCATAGTCATCCCAATTTACATAGGCATAGCCATCATCTAGAGACTCTTATGCACATTCTTGAGGATCTTCTGAAGAGAGAGAGTTAACAAGAGTGAGTACAACGTACTCaacaagcatataaatatcaatgcAATGCAATCTAAACATCTCAAAATGATCAATAATATATCATCTTGTTGTTCAAATAACATCCGTAGAAAAAGTCAGTTTAGTTTAAAAACAACActactatcacttgtatcttgagaAAGAGCCACCCATAGGGTCCCGTAGCCTCTGATCCAAGAGACATGACATGAATTCATGATTTTACCTTGCGCAGGTTTGTATCACTTTAGCCATAATTACCTTAACCAATTTTTCATCGCACTTTCTTTGGTACGACTCATGGTCAAGACACCGAACTTTTCCCATTTTGTATAATTATACATCCACATCTATCCACGTGCGCTAATATATGCGCCTAGGTGTACTTCATCGACACCTGATTGGGGATTTCATCACACAACCCTCTCCTCACTTACCATAGGGATTATACAACAACTACATGGGTACTAGAATCGACCCGTCCCAAACGAGTTCATGGTTGACACGAATTTATACGGCCCAATAACACAAGTGAGAGTTGGTTATTAGTCCTACCAAACTTTTCCATCCAAATATACAGTAGGGAATTAGTTGCTCCATCAACTAACCCCATGTCATCAAATTCAAATGTCATCCATCCATAGTCAATTTCAGAAAATAATATTTAATGCAGGTTACTTTTAttttcttaaactttgtataaaaaCTCAAGGAGAAAATGATCAAGGATCCTACGCCTGACTTTGCTTCCTTCCTGTAACTAGTataaatatatattgatattTAGCAAGATGAAAAaagagagtatatatatatatacttagcaCATACGTAGCCATGTGTTCATCCTACAGTCAAGGAAATAGCTTCTGGGTCCTTAGTATCAATTAAGCTGTGATTTATAAAGGAATATTGTATAGCTATGCTTAGTAAATCATTGAATTAGTTTAGTATATTGTTAAGTCCCTTTTTACTCTCACGTGAGCTGCACCTGCACCTAATTGAAGTCATCCACTGCTCAGTACTACTACTACTTTGCAGCCCCAAAAGCACATCAACAGACACACGCACATCTCTCCATCCAGTATCCTCTCGTTTCCCTCTCTTTCCTCTCTATCTTTCCCCTCCTGCTACTCAGGCCCTCCACAGTGTGTTGCTAAAGTGCTGCCAGGAAAGGAAAGAGAAAAAGTTAGCATCGCTCCTACCACTGTGGGAGTGCTGCCAACTCTTGAGTGAGGCCAGAAAAAAGTAGAGCGGTGAAAGTACTTGCGCCGGTTCCAACTTCTTTAAATATTATTAAGTTACTGTACAAGCAGTTGGCAGTTGAGCCTTCAAGAGGGCAACGGTCACATGACCGTTCTTTGCTTCCAGACCACTACGCTCTCCTCCCAGCACCCAGACCACTACCCAATATATACATATACAGGGGTAACACCGCAACACATACACAAGCACTCATTCAAATCTGCCTTCCACAAATTTGCCTTCCTGTGTAGACATGGACAACACTTCGTCTTTCACAAACCTGATGAATTCTGCATTCACAAGTGTTGATCCAGAAAAACAGGTTAGTCAACAGCATCATTTCCCCTCACCCCAATACCCCATGAGCTATCCACCACCACAATTTCCTCCAAATTTCCACCACCCATATCCACGAATATTCAATCATTTTGGAGCCCAGCCAAATTACCCACAATTTTCATTCACACAAGGATATCCTGGGAGTTCGTACCAGGGTGTTGTGGGTGTGGGACAACACCCACAAGGAGGCAGTCAAGCTTCACCGGTTGGGTCCATATCCTTTTTTCAAGGTAGCCGTGCCACCGATTCGCGAGGTGATGAGAGTAGCCCGATTGGTTCAGCTTCTCCAGTGTCCCAAGAGCAGCAACTTGGTGCAGATCCTGTCGAAGTAGCAGTTTGGAGTGAGAGGAGTGAGAGCAGCCCTGATGAGTTAGAAAAGAGAGAAGGGCGTGTACATTGGGGTAAAGAAGAAAATCTACGGCTAGTAAGTGCTTGGATAAAACATTCCACAGATCTAGTTGTTGGAGTTGATAGAAGGGGAGATAGGTATTGGAAGGATGTTGCAGCAGAATACAACATGCATGCACCCAAACAACAGAGAAGAAGTGCTACTCAGTGCAAGAACCATTGGCAAAAGACTCTTTCAGTCAGCAGAAACTCTCCAACACTCTTGCAGCTAGCTGAAACTCTCCGACACTCTTTCAGCTAGCTGAAACTCTCCACCCCATTGGTGTCCATGGATCCAAATGGCTCAACAGAAATCCCTGAAGATTCTAATAGTAGTGTTACTATCAATCAGTTCTTTTGGGACTTCATAAATGATCCAATGGAGGCTCAGATTGAGGCACAAATTAGACGTCAGATTGAGGCACAAATTAGAGGTACGCCTACTCAATACAGGAGGTTTCAAAGAAGGCACATAGAAAGAGATCGTGGTGCTGCTAGAGATAGATTGATGTCTGATTACTTCATAGAGAATCCAGTATTCAATGATAACCAGTTTCGACGTAGGTATAGGATGAGGAGACAACTATTTCTACACATTGCACAGACTCTTAGTAATTGGTCTCCTTATTTCACGGAAAGGTGTGATGCATTTGGAAAGGTGGGCTTTTCACCCTTGCACAAATGCACTGTTGCTATGCGGATGTTAGCATATGGCACACCTGCTGATATGTGGGATGAAAATCTAAGGATTGCTGAAAGCACAACTATTGAGTGCATGAATAACTTTTGTCGAGGTGTCATTGAGTGCTTTGGTCCTACATACTTGAGAAAACCAACTAGAGAAGATATCCAACGTTTATTGCATATAGGCGAAGCTCGAGGTTTTCCAGGCATGCTGGGAAGTGTAGATTGCATGCATTGGCAATGGAGAAACTGTCCAGTGGCATGGAAGGGTCAGTATACCCGTGGAGATCAGCATGGACCTACTGTCATGTTGGAGGCTGTTGCCTCACACGACCTTTGGATATGGCATGCTTTTTTTGGTGTAGCTGGGTCAAACAATGACATCAATGTCCTCAATCGATCACCTTTGTTCACTGAAGTAGTACAAGGAAGGGCTCCTGAAGTTCATTTCACGGTCAATGGCAATGAATACAACATGGGATACTACCTTGCGGATGGTATTTATCCAGAGTGGGCAACTTTTGTGAAGACAATTCATTTGCCTCAATGTAACAAGGACGCACTGTTTGCACAAAAACAAGAGGGAGCAAGAAAAGATGTGGAACGTGCTTTTGGTGTTTTGCAAGCTCGTTTTGCCATTCTGCGTAGCCCAGCACGTATGTGGCAAGTGCGATTAATGGCTAAAATCATGTATGCATGCATTATACTGCATAACATGGTTGTGGAGGATGAAAGGGATTCTTACAGAGTTCGCTATGATGAAGACTATGACAATCAGTATGACCAGGGCAGCTCACCCACACCACTGGCAGGATATGGACATGGCCCAATTCATGGATTTTCCAGGgctctagaggtagaagaagatattaGAAATAAAGATATGCACCGTCGTTTGAAGGCGGACTTAGTTGAGCATATATATCAGCGTTTTGGAGGGGGTCAACCTTGAAGGTCAATTTGTAGTAGTTTAAATGTACCAGGTTACTTGTATAATTTTTATGTAATCTGAACCTACTTGATGTATTGGTGTATCCGTTAATATATGCATGTCTCTGAAAATTTAGCACACATAGGAATTTAGCACACATTGGAGTTGGCAGGTAGGCGAGGCTCACCCTGTTCTTCTCGCAGTAGTCGATGTCGGTCCAACAACGCTCGTCGAGGACCTCGCCGGAGGGCCACCCGGGGCTGGGCACCATGGCCGAGATGGACAAGGTGACCACCACCCCACCGCACTCCGCCAGCGTCCTTGGCCGCCCATCCGCGTCCCTTCCACCGCCGGCACCATCAACTGATTCTACAACAGCGAGCGGAGCAGGGTCGGCA
This DNA window, taken from Miscanthus floridulus cultivar M001 chromosome 13, ASM1932011v1, whole genome shotgun sequence, encodes the following:
- the LOC136500074 gene encoding uncharacterized protein, with protein sequence MDPNGSTEIPEDSNSSVTINQFFWDFINDPMEAQIEAQIRRQIEAQIRGTPTQYRRFQRRHIERDRGAARDRLMSDYFIENPVFNDNQFRRRYRMRRQLFLHIAQTLSNWSPYFTERCDAFGKVGFSPLHKCTVAMRMLAYGTPADMWDENLRIAESTTIECMNNFCRGVIECFGPTYLRKPTREDIQRLLHIGEARGFPGMLGSVDCMHWQWRNCPVAWKGQYTRGDQHGPTVMLEAVASHDLWIWHAFFGVAGSNNDINVLNRSPLFTEVVQGRAPEVHFTVNGNEYNMGYYLADGIYPEWATFVKTIHLPQCNKDALFAQKQEGARKDVERAFGVLQARFAILRSPARMWQVRLMAKIMYACIILHNMVVEDERDSYRVRYDEDYDNQYDQGSSPTPLAGYGHGPIHGFSRALEVEEDIRNKDMHRRLKADLVEHIYQRFGGGQP